One window from the genome of Diorhabda sublineata isolate icDioSubl1.1 chromosome 10, icDioSubl1.1, whole genome shotgun sequence encodes:
- the LOC130449435 gene encoding mucin-2-like isoform X1 produces the protein MNRLILVSICVCVLCTYGNPVTITLENSNTTSESATTIDDSTTSATTNSSTDTTNDSITSATTDSSTDESTTSATTNSSTDTTNDSITSATTDSSTDESTTSATTNSSTDTTDESITSATTDSSTDDSTTSATTYSATDTTNDSITSATTDSSTDESTTSATTNSSTDTTNDSITSATTDSSTDESTTSATTNSSTDTTDESITSATTDSSTDDSTTSATTYSATDTTNDSITSATTDSSTDESTTSATTNSSTDTTNDSITSATTDSSTDESTTSATTNSSTDTTDESITSATTDSSTDESTTSATTNSSTDTTDESITSATTDSSTDDSTTSATTNSSTDTTNDSITSTTTNSSTDTTNDSITSATTDSSTDESTTSATTNSSTDTTNDSITSATTDSSTDTTNDSITSATTDSSTDESTTSATTNSSTDTTNDSITSATTDSSTDESTTSATTNSSTDTTNDSITSATTDSSTDESTTSATTNSSTDTTNDSITSATTDSSTDESTTSATTNSSTDTTDESITSATTDSSTDDSTTSATTNSSTDTTNDSITSTTTNSSTDTTNDSITSATTDSSTDTTNDSITSATTDSSTDESTTSATTNSSTDTTNDSITSATTDSSTDESTTSATTNSSTDTTNDSITSATTDSSTDESTTSATTNSSTDTTDESITSATTDSSTDESTTSATTNSSTDTTNDSITSATTDSSTDESTTSATTNSSTDTTNDSITSATTDSSTDESTTSATTNSSTETTTSATTNSSTETTNNSTTSATTDSSTDESTTSATTDSSTDKSTTNSSTDTTDESTTSATTYSATNTTTSATTNSSTDTTNGSTTSATTDSATDTTSATTDSATDTINGSTTSATTNSSTDESTTTATTNSSTDTTDESITSATTNTSTNTTDDSLPTTTIRTTTTTNKLPTTTIPTTPTNVSSAFSIKEAYFAKYFVLLLSILLSVISF, from the exons atgaaCCGGTTGATATTAGTTTCGATTTGTGTTTGTGTGTTGTGTACGTATGgaa atCCTGTGACGATAACCTTGGAAAACTCAAATACAACATCTGAATCAGCTACCACAATAGATGATTCAACAACTAGCGCTACAACTAACAGTTCAACAGATACAACAAATGATTCAATAACTAGCGCTACAACTGATAGTTCAACAGATGAATCAACAACTAGCGCTACAACTAACAGTTCAACAGATACAACAAATGATTCAATAACTAGCGCTACAACTGATAGTTCAACAGATGAATCAACAACTAGCGCTACAACTAACAGTTCAACAGATACAACAGATGAATCAATAACTAGCGCTACAACTGATAGTTCAACAGATGATTCAACAACTAGCGCTACAACTTATAGTGCAACAGATACAACAAATGATTCAATAACTAGCGCTACAACTGATAGTTCAACAGATGAATCAACAACTAGCGCTACAACTAACAGTTCAACAGATACAACAAATGATTCAATAACTAGCGCTACAACTGATAGTTCAACAGATGAATCAACAACTAGCGCTACAACTAACAGTTCAACAGATACAACAGATGAATCAATAACTAGCGCTACAACTGATAGTTCAACAGATGATTCAACAACTAGCGCTACAACTTATAGTGCAACAGATACAACAAATGATTCAATAACTAGCGCTACAACTGATAGTTCAACAGATGAATCAACAACTAGCGCTACAACTAACAGTTCAACAGATACAACAAATGATTCAATAACTAGCGCTACAACTGATAGTTCAACAGATGAATCAACAACTAGCGCTACAACTAACAGTTCAACAGATACAACAGATGAATCAATAACTAGCGCTACAACTGATAGTTCAACAGATGAATCAACAACTAGCGCTACAACTAACAGTTCAACAGATACAACAGATGAATCAATAACTAGCGCTACAACTGATAGTTCAACAGATGATTCAACAACTAGCGCTACAACTAACAGTTCAACAGATACAACAAATGATTCAATAACTAGCACTACAACTAACAGTTCAACAGATACAACAAATGATTCAATAACTAGCGCTACAACTGATAGTTCAACAGATGAATCAACAACTAGCGCTACAACTAACAGTTCAACAGATACAACAAATGATTCAATAACTAGCGCTACAACTGATAGTTCAACAGATACAACAAATGATTCAATAACTAGCGCTACAACTGATAGTTCAACAGATGAATCAACAACTAGCGCTACAACTAACAGTTCAACAGATACAACAAATGATTCAATAACTAGCGCTACAACTGATAGTTCAACAGATGAATCAACAACTAGCGCTACAACTAACAGTTCAACAGATACAACAAATGATTCAATAACTAGCGCTACAACTGATAGTTCAACAGATGAATCAACAACTAGCGCTACAACTAACAGTTCAACAGATACAACAAATGATTCAATAACTAGCGCTACAACTGATAGTTCAACAGATGAATCAACAACTAGCGCTACAACTAACAGTTCAACAGATACAACAGATGAATCAATAACTAGCGCTACAACTGATAGTTCAACAGATGATTCAACAACTAGCGCTACAACTAACAGTTCAACAGATACAACAAATGATTCAATAACTAGCACTACAACTAACAGTTCAACAGATACAACAAATGATTCAATAACTAGCGCTACAACTGATAGTTCAACAGATACAACAAATGATTCAATAACTAGCGCTACAACTGATAGTTCAACAGATGAATCAACAACTAGCGCTACAACTAACAGTTCAACAGATACAACAAATGATTCAATAACTAGCGCTACAACTGATAGTTCAACAGATGAATCAACAACTAGCGCTACAACTAACAGTTCAACAGATACAACAAATGATTCAATAACTAGCGCTACAACTGATAGTTCAACAGATGAATCAACAACTAGCGCTACAACTAACAGTTCAACAGATACAACAGATGAATCAATAACTAGCGCTACAACTGATAGTTCAACAGATGAATCAACAACTAGCGCTACAACTAACAGTTCAACAGATACAACAAATGATTCAATAACTAGCGCTACAACTGATAGTTCAACAGATGAATCAACAACTAGCGCTACAACTAACAGTTCAACAGATACAACAAATGATTCAATAACTAGCGCTACAACTGATAGTTCAACAGATGAATCAACAACTAGCGCTACAACTAATAGTTCAACAGAAACAACAACTAGCGCTACAACTAATAGTTCAAcagaaacaacaaataattcaaCAACTAGCGCTACAACTGATAGTTCAACAGATGAATCAACAACTAGCGCTACAACTGATAGTTCAACAGATAAATCAACAACTAATAGTTCAACAGATACAACAGATGAATCAACAACTAGCGCTACAACTTATAGTGCAACAAATACAACAACTAGCGCTACAACTAACAGTTCAACAGATACAACAAATGGGTCAACAACTAGCGCTACAACTGATAGTGCAACAGATACAACTAGCGCTACAACTGATAGTGCAACAGATACAATAAATGGGTCAACAACTAGCGCTACAACTAATAGTTCAACAGATGAATCAACAACTACCGCTACAACTAACAGTTCAACAGATACAACAGATGAATCAATAACTAGCGCTACAACTAATACTTCAACAAACACAACAGATGATTCCTTACCTACAACTACCATTCGGACAACCACCACGACAAACAAGTTACCTACAACTACCATTCCGACCACTCCGACCAACGTATCCTCAGCATTCAGTATTAAGGAAgcttattttg
- the LOC130449435 gene encoding mucin-2-like isoform X2: MNRLILVSICVCVLCTYGNPVTITLENSNTTSESATTIDDSTTSATTNSSTDTTNDSITSATTDSSTDESTTSATTNSSTDTTNDSITSATTDSSTDESTTSATTNSSTDTTDESITSATTDSSTDDSTTSATTYSATDTTNDSITSATTDSSTDESTTSATTNSSTDTTNDSITSATTDSSTDESTTSATTNSSTDTTDESITSATTDSSTDDSTTSATTYSATDTTNDSITSATTDSSTDESTTSATTNSSTDTTNDSITSATTDSSTDESTTSATTNSSTDTTDESITSATTDSSTDESTTSATTNNTTNDSITSATTDSSTDESTTSATTNSSTDTTDESITSATTDSSTDDSTTSATTNSSTDTTNDSITSTTTNSSTDTTNDSITSATTDSSTDTTNDSITSATTDSSTDESTTSATTNSSTDTTNDSITSATTDSSTDESTTSATTNSSTDTTNDSITSATTDSSTDESTTSATTNSSTDTTDESITSATTDSSTDESTTSATTNSSTDTTNDSITSATTDSSTDESTTSATTNSSTDTTNDSITSATTDSSTDESTTSATTNSSTETTTSATTNSSTETTNNSTTSATTDSSTDESTTSATTDSSTDKSTTNSSTDTTDESTTSATTYSATNTTTSATTNSSTDTTNGSTTSATTDSATDTTSATTDSATDTINGSTTSATTNSSTDESTTTATTNSSTDTTDESITSATTNTSTNTTDDSLPTTTIRTTTTTNKLPTTTIPTTPTNVSSAFSIKEAYFAKYFVLLLSILLSVISF, encoded by the exons atgaaCCGGTTGATATTAGTTTCGATTTGTGTTTGTGTGTTGTGTACGTATGgaa atCCTGTGACGATAACCTTGGAAAACTCAAATACAACATCTGAATCAGCTACCACAATAGATGATTCAACAACTAGCGCTACAACTAACAGTTCAACAGATACAACAAATGATTCAATAACTAGCGCTACAACTGATAGTTCAACAGATGAATCAACAACTAGCGCTACAACTAACAGTTCAACAGATACAACAAATGATTCAATAACTAGCGCTACAACTGATAGTTCAACAGATGAATCAACAACTAGCGCTACAACTAACAGTTCAACAGATACAACAGATGAATCAATAACTAGCGCTACAACTGATAGTTCAACAGATGATTCAACAACTAGCGCTACAACTTATAGTGCAACAGATACAACAAATGATTCAATAACTAGCGCTACAACTGATAGTTCAACAGATGAATCAACAACTAGCGCTACAACTAACAGTTCAACAGATACAACAAATGATTCAATAACTAGCGCTACAACTGATAGTTCAACAGATGAATCAACAACTAGCGCTACAACTAACAGTTCAACAGATACAACAGATGAATCAATAACTAGCGCTACAACTGATAGTTCAACAGATGATTCAACAACTAGCGCTACAACTTATAGTGCAACAGATACAACAAATGATTCAATAACTAGCGCTACAACTGATAGTTCAACAGATGAATCAACAACTAGCGCTACAACTAACAGTTCAACAGATACAACAAATGATTCAATAACTAGCGCTACAACTGATAGTTCAACAGATGAATCAACAACTAGCGCTACAACTAACAGTTCAACAGATACAACAGATGAATCAATAACTAGCGCTACAACTGATAGTTCAACAGATGAATCAACAACTAGCGCTACAACTAACA ATACAACAAATGATTCAATAACTAGCGCTACAACTGATAGTTCAACAGATGAATCAACAACTAGCGCTACAACTAACAGTTCAACAGATACAACAGATGAATCAATAACTAGCGCTACAACTGATAGTTCAACAGATGATTCAACAACTAGCGCTACAACTAACAGTTCAACAGATACAACAAATGATTCAATAACTAGCACTACAACTAACAGTTCAACAGATACAACAAATGATTCAATAACTAGCGCTACAACTGATAGTTCAACAGATACAACAAATGATTCAATAACTAGCGCTACAACTGATAGTTCAACAGATGAATCAACAACTAGCGCTACAACTAACAGTTCAACAGATACAACAAATGATTCAATAACTAGCGCTACAACTGATAGTTCAACAGATGAATCAACAACTAGCGCTACAACTAACAGTTCAACAGATACAACAAATGATTCAATAACTAGCGCTACAACTGATAGTTCAACAGATGAATCAACAACTAGCGCTACAACTAACAGTTCAACAGATACAACAGATGAATCAATAACTAGCGCTACAACTGATAGTTCAACAGATGAATCAACAACTAGCGCTACAACTAACAGTTCAACAGATACAACAAATGATTCAATAACTAGCGCTACAACTGATAGTTCAACAGATGAATCAACAACTAGCGCTACAACTAACAGTTCAACAGATACAACAAATGATTCAATAACTAGCGCTACAACTGATAGTTCAACAGATGAATCAACAACTAGCGCTACAACTAATAGTTCAACAGAAACAACAACTAGCGCTACAACTAATAGTTCAAcagaaacaacaaataattcaaCAACTAGCGCTACAACTGATAGTTCAACAGATGAATCAACAACTAGCGCTACAACTGATAGTTCAACAGATAAATCAACAACTAATAGTTCAACAGATACAACAGATGAATCAACAACTAGCGCTACAACTTATAGTGCAACAAATACAACAACTAGCGCTACAACTAACAGTTCAACAGATACAACAAATGGGTCAACAACTAGCGCTACAACTGATAGTGCAACAGATACAACTAGCGCTACAACTGATAGTGCAACAGATACAATAAATGGGTCAACAACTAGCGCTACAACTAATAGTTCAACAGATGAATCAACAACTACCGCTACAACTAACAGTTCAACAGATACAACAGATGAATCAATAACTAGCGCTACAACTAATACTTCAACAAACACAACAGATGATTCCTTACCTACAACTACCATTCGGACAACCACCACGACAAACAAGTTACCTACAACTACCATTCCGACCACTCCGACCAACGTATCCTCAGCATTCAGTATTAAGGAAgcttattttg